In Equus asinus isolate D_3611 breed Donkey chromosome 13, EquAss-T2T_v2, whole genome shotgun sequence, one DNA window encodes the following:
- the SMIM36 gene encoding small integral membrane protein 36, translating into MEFYLEIDPVTLNLIILVVSYVILLLVFLISCVLYDCRGKDPSKEYAPESALEGQPSIRLVVMQQNAPGAPWARGPGLQFGDPAPLGKKSTMV; encoded by the coding sequence ATGGAGTTTTACTTGGAGATCGACCCTGTCACCTTGAACCTGATCATCTTAGTCGTGAGCTACGTCATCTTGCTCCTGGTTTTCCTCATTTCCTGTGTGCTGTATGACTGCCGAGGCAAGGACCCCAGTAAGGAATATGCTCCTGAGTCTGCTCTCGAGGGCCAGCCCTCCATCCGCTTGGTGGTGATGCAGCAAAATGCTCCAGGGGCTCCCTGGGCAAGGGGGCCTGGCCTTCAATTTGGGGATCCTGCTCCACTAGGGAAGAAAAGCACAATGGTGTAA